The DNA window ATTGAAATTAGTAATAGTGAGTTAGATGATTTAATTATCCGCCGTACAGATGGTTCACCAACTTATAATTTTTGTGTGGTCATTGATGATTGGGATATGGCAATCACGCATGTTATTCGTGGAGAGGATCATATTAATAATACGCCACGTCAAATTAACATCTTAAAAGCATTAAATGCACCAGTCCCTGTGTATGCTCACGTTTCTATGATTCTAGGTGATGATGGTCAGAAATTATCAAAACGTCATGGTGCAGTAAATGTGATGCAGTATCGTGATGAAGGTTATTTGCCAGAAGCCTTATTAAATTATTTAGTTCGTTTGGGCTGGGGACATGGGGATCAAGAGATTTTTTCACTTGAAGAAATGATTCAATTGTTTGATCTCAGTTCTGTGAGTCGTTCGGCGAGTACGTTTAATACAGAAAAATTACTATGGTTAAATCACCATTATATTCGAGAATTGTCGGTTGATTATATCGCACAACAACTCCAATGGCATATGGAACAGCAACAGATTAATTACCATCAAGGTCCAAAATTAACTGAAATTGTTACTCTATTAAGAGAACGTTGTAAAACTTTAAAAGAAATGGCACAAGCAAGCAGATATTTCTATCAAGATTTTGATTCTTATGAAGAAAATGCTGCGAAAAAACACTTAAAAGAGGCAGCATTAGCACCGTTATCTACTGTATTAGCTAAATTAAGTGCATTATCTGAATGGCAAGCAGAAGCTA is part of the Mergibacter septicus genome and encodes:
- the gltX gene encoding glutamate--tRNA ligase, whose translation is MNKIETLFPIDPTIKVRTRFAPSPTGYLHVGGARTALYSWLYAKHHQGEFVLRIEDTDLERSTQQAVDAILESMAWLKLEHNHDVYYQTKRFDRYNQVIDQMLGQGLAYRCYCTKERLENLRQQQEENKEKPRYDRHCLENHQHDPSQPHVVRFKNPTEGSVVFHDAIRGKIEISNSELDDLIIRRTDGSPTYNFCVVIDDWDMAITHVIRGEDHINNTPRQINILKALNAPVPVYAHVSMILGDDGQKLSKRHGAVNVMQYRDEGYLPEALLNYLVRLGWGHGDQEIFSLEEMIQLFDLSSVSRSASTFNTEKLLWLNHHYIRELSVDYIAQQLQWHMEQQQINYHQGPKLTEIVTLLRERCKTLKEMAQASRYFYQDFDSYEENAAKKHLKEAALAPLSTVLAKLSALSEWQAEAIHQAIEQTATELEIGMGKIGMPLRVAVTGGGQSPSLDVTLAAIGRERSLARIEKAILYLKQQAA